Part of the Paenibacillus sp. YPG26 genome, GGATGGACAGTTGGGAGAGTCTCTGAGTAAGCAGCTCGCCGGGAAGCTTCCTTTCCAGGTCGTATCTATGAGTGCGGCTGAGGCGAGTGAAGGTCTGAACAGCCGGGAGCTTCAGATGATCGTAACGGTGCCGCAGCAGTTCAGCGCGGATCTGAAGACCCCCGGGAAGCAGGCGGAGCTTAAATATACGATTAACGAATCGAACCCTGTGACCGTCAAGAGCGCGATGCAGAGCGCGGCCAATTCCATAACGGCTTCCGTTAATGCGGGTGCTGCCGCTCAGGGAACCCAGGCTGTGCTTGAACAGCTCAAGATGCCTGCCGAACAGGCGGGGGCAACTTCCTCAGCGCTGACAGAGCGCGTGAATTCCGAGATTACTTTTACGAACAAGATCGATGGCATGAACAATCAGATGGTGCCGATGATGCTGGTGCTGGCCTCCTACGTCGGAGCCATGATTATGGGCATGAACGTCCAGCAGGGTGTGATGATGATGGGACCACGCACTTCGAAATGGCGGTTGTTCGGAGCCCGTATGCTGCTGAATGTGCTGTCTGCCGTGATTGTGTCGCTGGTGGGGTCATCCTTGGTTATGGCACTTGGCGGCCAGGCTGCGCATGGGTTCCTAAGTCTGTGGATGTTCCTTGGTTTGTTCGTCCTGACTTTTATGCTCTTCGCTCAAATGTTCCTGATTCTCTTCGGGATGGCCGGTATGCTGGTAAATGTAACGATGCTCTCCCTGCAGCTTGTGAGCTCTGGTGCTATGGTGCCGCGTCAGCTGCTGAGCGGCGCTTACCAGTGGATGGGTGAATTCCTTCCAGCATCTTATGCGGTGGAAGGTCTGATGAACCTCCAGTTCGGCGGTCCTTCCATTGGACCTGAAGTCACAGCCCTTCTGCTCATTAGCTTGATTAGCGTTGGGGTCAGTCTGCTTAGGGTAGCCTTGAAGCGGGAGCCGAAGTCAGATAAGACCAAGGAGCTGTCCACAGATCCGGTTGCAACTGCGGTGTAAGCTTAAGGAAGATATTATATATGACGCAGTCAAACAAGACATGTAGGTAAGGCGTAACGGAGGGGAAGCTTGGAACTGTAGGAGCGAAAGCGATCGCCTTTGTCTCCGGATTTCATCCGCCCTGCGGTACAAATCAAGAAATCCGGAGACAACAGCGGCCGAAAGTCCAAGCATTCCCCGTAGTTACGAATGTACCCACAAATGTGTACATTTTAACTGCGTCTTATATAGGTGATAGATGCCTGTGATCCGGGAGTGACCGTGCCGGACGCAGGCTTTTTCACATGAGCCAGCCTTGCGTATGCGGTTACAAAGACGCATAATGGGACTAGAATTAGTAGAGGGGATTCTGGGCAATGAATCATAACGATTGCGACATCAAGATGCGTATCCTGTTATCCGCCAAGAAGCTTTTTGCCAAACAGGGGTATGAGGGCACGAGTGTACGGCAGATCTGTGAGGATGCGGGGGCCAATGTGGCGCTGATCTCTTACCATTTCGGGGGGAAAGAAAAGGTGTTCACAGCCTTGTTCGAGAAGTTCTTCCCGGGTAAATTAATGAGCGATTACAGCGAGCAGCTTAGCGAACCGCTTCCGGGTCTTCGGCTGCTCATCTCGGAGGTTATTCATTTCACCTTTAAGGATAGGGAGCTTAGCAGTATTATTCAGCAGGAAGTGATGCTGGATTCACCCCGCAGGGATATCGTCATGGAATTTTTGTATCCGGTATGGAGCAAGGTAAAGGAACTGCTGATCGAAGGGAAGGAAGAGGGCCTGTTCGATTTCGACTCGCTGAGCAATACGCTGCTTATGGTAATAGGAGCGGCTCTTGCCCACAAACGGGTATATGATTTTGAACGCTTAATTGCAGATGAAGAGATGAACCCGGAGCAAATCCCGGAACAGACAGTCAAATTTATTCTAAGAGGGTTAGGAGTGAATGAGGTATGAATGACACCATCGCCTTACTCAAAAGTCACCGGTCGATCCGGAAATTCAAAGATAAGCCGCTGGGCAAGAGTATGGTGGAGCAGATTATCAGCGCCGGTCAGGCTGCCTCTACCTCTAGCAATGTGCAGGCCTTCAGTGTTGTGGCCATAACAGATACAGAGCGGAAAGG contains:
- a CDS encoding TetR family transcriptional regulator, translating into MNHNDCDIKMRILLSAKKLFAKQGYEGTSVRQICEDAGANVALISYHFGGKEKVFTALFEKFFPGKLMSDYSEQLSEPLPGLRLLISEVIHFTFKDRELSSIIQQEVMLDSPRRDIVMEFLYPVWSKVKELLIEGKEEGLFDFDSLSNTLLMVIGAALAHKRVYDFERLIADEEMNPEQIPEQTVKFILRGLGVNEV
- a CDS encoding ABC transporter permease codes for the protein MLETFKGLIKKPQTIVGVVMALAFQIIFCLVWMTGYNGVNDRVKEFKIAVVNEDGQLGESLSKQLAGKLPFQVVSMSAAEASEGLNSRELQMIVTVPQQFSADLKTPGKQAELKYTINESNPVTVKSAMQSAANSITASVNAGAAAQGTQAVLEQLKMPAEQAGATSSALTERVNSEITFTNKIDGMNNQMVPMMLVLASYVGAMIMGMNVQQGVMMMGPRTSKWRLFGARMLLNVLSAVIVSLVGSSLVMALGGQAAHGFLSLWMFLGLFVLTFMLFAQMFLILFGMAGMLVNVTMLSLQLVSSGAMVPRQLLSGAYQWMGEFLPASYAVEGLMNLQFGGPSIGPEVTALLLISLISVGVSLLRVALKREPKSDKTKELSTDPVATAV